In the Mycolicibacter sp. MU0102 genome, one interval contains:
- a CDS encoding S1C family serine protease produces the protein MSRAHRPGRWRLLSVMTTAVATAGLVAVPAQASPTMPAPPLDPSAMVAQVAPAVVNIDAQMGYQSAVGAGTGIVLDPGGVVLTNNHVIAGATGLTAVSVANGQTYEVDVLGFDRSHDVAVLQLRGADGLPAANIGNSSRVAIGDPVVAMGNAGGHGGTPSAVPGRVIGLNQTVSAADELTGSTETLTNMIKADTAIRPGDSGGPMVNAAGQVIGMNTAASDNYKFAQPGGEGYAIPIDQAMAIAGQIRAGISSNTVHIGETAFMGVGVVDSNGGARVAQVLDGTPAAGSGIARDDIITSVNGRPVNSATDLTDVLDQRHPGDSVTLTWRNPGGGEHSATVTLVPGPVG, from the coding sequence ATGAGCAGAGCGCATCGCCCCGGACGGTGGCGGCTGCTCAGCGTGATGACCACGGCGGTCGCCACCGCGGGGCTGGTGGCGGTGCCGGCTCAGGCGTCGCCCACTATGCCCGCTCCTCCGCTCGACCCGTCGGCGATGGTTGCTCAGGTCGCTCCCGCGGTGGTCAACATCGACGCCCAGATGGGTTATCAGAGCGCAGTCGGCGCCGGTACCGGCATCGTGTTGGACCCCGGCGGCGTGGTGCTGACCAATAACCACGTCATCGCCGGCGCCACCGGGCTCACGGCGGTCTCGGTCGCCAACGGCCAGACCTACGAGGTCGACGTGCTCGGCTTCGACCGCAGCCACGACGTCGCGGTGCTGCAGTTGCGCGGCGCCGACGGGCTGCCCGCTGCCAACATCGGCAACTCCTCGCGGGTCGCCATCGGCGACCCGGTGGTCGCGATGGGCAATGCCGGCGGCCACGGCGGCACGCCGAGTGCGGTGCCCGGACGCGTCATCGGTCTGAACCAGACCGTTTCCGCAGCCGACGAGCTGACCGGCAGCACCGAGACTTTGACCAACATGATCAAGGCCGACACCGCGATCCGTCCGGGTGACTCGGGCGGTCCGATGGTGAACGCCGCCGGCCAGGTGATCGGAATGAACACCGCGGCGTCGGACAACTACAAGTTCGCCCAGCCCGGCGGCGAAGGGTATGCGATCCCGATCGACCAGGCGATGGCCATCGCCGGCCAGATCCGGGCCGGCATCTCGTCGAACACCGTGCACATCGGTGAGACGGCATTCATGGGTGTCGGCGTGGTCGACAGCAACGGCGGCGCACGGGTCGCCCAGGTGCTCGACGGCACCCCCGCTGCGGGCAGTGGTATTGCCCGCGACGACATCATCACCTCGGTCAACGGCCGGCCGGTGAACTCGGCCACCGACCTGACCGACGTACTCGACCAGCGCCACCCGGGCGACAGCGTCACGCTTACGTGGCGTAACCCGGGCGGCGGCGAACACAGCGCCACCGTGACCCTGGTTCCAGGTCCGGTCGGCTGA
- a CDS encoding elongation factor G-like protein EF-G2, with amino-acid sequence MADKTGTSRGGAAAPIAATPAAIRNVVLVGPPGSGKTTLVEAMLVAAGVLPRAGCIADGSTVCDYDDAELRQQRSVGVACASLAHNDVKVNLIDTPGCADFVGELRAGLRAADCALFVIAANEDVDDATAALWQECSRVAMPRAVVVTKLDHARADFPARLAAAQAAFGDTVLPLYLPAPAEGAALIDLLAAEPPPEAEQQRGALIEAIIEESEDESLLDRYLGGEQIDPAVLTADLEWALKQVLARGCLCPVIPACSVTGTGIPELLEVITTGFPSPPEHLLPEVFNPNGVARTGLSCDPDGPLLAEIVRTTSDPYLGRVSLVRVFSGTIKPDSGIHVSGHCAAFFGDGTGRCDHDEDDRIGNLAFPLGRQQRPAAVVMAGDICTVGRLSHAETGDTLSGKDEPLVCKPWSMPDPLLPVAVIPHAKTDEDKLAVGLARLAAEDPSLRIERNPETHQTVLWCMGEAHSGIVLDALAHRYAVSVDTVGLRVALRETFATKAKGHGRHVKQSGGHGQYAICDIEVEPATQGAGFEFVDRVVGGAVPRQFIPSVEKGIRAQMERGLTGDAGGGYPVVDIRVTLLDGKAHSVDSSDFAFQMAGATALRDAATNATVRLLEPIDDVTVLIPDELVGAVMGDLSARRARVLGTDKVGADRTCVKAEVPQTELIRYAVDLRSLTHGAGSFTRGFARYEPLSESAAAHAASTA; translated from the coding sequence ATGGCAGACAAGACCGGGACTTCGCGAGGCGGCGCTGCTGCCCCGATCGCGGCCACGCCGGCCGCCATCCGCAATGTCGTTCTGGTCGGTCCACCCGGCTCCGGGAAGACCACTCTGGTCGAGGCGATGTTGGTGGCCGCGGGGGTGTTGCCTCGAGCCGGTTGCATCGCCGACGGCAGCACGGTCTGCGACTACGACGACGCGGAGCTCCGTCAGCAGCGTTCGGTCGGTGTCGCGTGTGCCTCGCTGGCACACAACGATGTCAAGGTCAACCTGATCGACACCCCGGGCTGCGCCGACTTCGTGGGAGAACTGCGCGCCGGGCTGCGGGCCGCCGACTGTGCACTGTTCGTGATCGCAGCCAACGAAGACGTCGACGACGCGACCGCCGCGCTGTGGCAGGAGTGCAGCCGGGTGGCTATGCCGCGCGCGGTCGTCGTCACGAAGCTGGACCACGCACGGGCCGACTTTCCGGCCCGCCTGGCCGCCGCCCAGGCGGCGTTCGGCGATACCGTGCTGCCGCTCTATCTACCCGCGCCCGCCGAAGGCGCCGCGCTGATCGATCTGTTGGCGGCGGAACCGCCGCCCGAGGCCGAGCAGCAGCGTGGCGCGCTGATCGAGGCGATCATCGAGGAATCGGAGGACGAGTCGCTGCTGGACCGCTACCTGGGCGGAGAACAGATCGACCCGGCGGTGCTCACCGCCGATCTGGAGTGGGCCTTGAAACAGGTCCTAGCGCGCGGTTGCCTGTGCCCGGTCATCCCGGCATGCAGCGTCACCGGCACCGGCATTCCCGAACTGCTTGAGGTCATCACGACCGGCTTCCCCTCGCCGCCGGAGCATCTGCTTCCTGAGGTGTTCAACCCGAATGGCGTGGCGCGCACCGGGCTCAGTTGCGACCCGGACGGGCCACTGCTGGCCGAAATCGTCCGGACGACATCGGACCCCTACCTCGGCCGGGTCAGCCTGGTGCGAGTGTTCTCCGGAACCATCAAGCCCGACAGCGGAATCCATGTCAGCGGTCATTGCGCGGCTTTCTTCGGCGATGGGACCGGCCGCTGCGACCACGACGAAGACGATCGGATCGGGAACCTGGCGTTTCCGCTGGGCAGACAACAACGCCCTGCCGCGGTCGTGATGGCCGGGGACATCTGTACCGTCGGCCGCCTGAGCCACGCTGAGACCGGAGACACGTTGTCCGGCAAGGACGAACCCCTGGTGTGCAAACCGTGGTCGATGCCGGATCCGCTGCTGCCCGTGGCGGTCATCCCGCACGCCAAGACCGACGAGGACAAGCTCGCGGTCGGGCTGGCCCGGCTGGCCGCCGAGGATCCCAGCCTGCGCATCGAGCGGAACCCGGAGACCCATCAGACCGTGCTGTGGTGCATGGGCGAAGCACACTCCGGGATCGTGCTTGACGCACTGGCCCACCGCTATGCGGTATCGGTCGACACCGTCGGACTGCGGGTGGCGCTGCGAGAGACGTTCGCCACCAAGGCCAAAGGCCACGGCCGTCATGTCAAACAGTCCGGAGGGCACGGCCAGTACGCGATCTGCGATATCGAGGTGGAGCCGGCGACGCAGGGCGCCGGCTTCGAGTTCGTCGACCGTGTGGTCGGCGGGGCCGTTCCCCGCCAGTTCATCCCCAGCGTGGAGAAGGGTATTCGCGCCCAGATGGAGCGCGGGCTGACCGGCGACGCCGGCGGCGGTTACCCGGTGGTCGACATCCGGGTCACCCTGCTCGACGGCAAGGCGCACAGCGTCGACTCCTCGGACTTCGCCTTCCAGATGGCAGGCGCAACCGCCCTCCGTGATGCCGCGACCAACGCGACGGTGCGACTGCTCGAGCCGATCGACGACGTCACCGTGCTGATACCCGACGAACTGGTCGGCGCGGTGATGGGCGATCTGTCCGCGCGCCGCGCCCGGGTGCTGGGCACCGATAAAGTCGGGGCCGACCGCACCTGCGTGAAGGCCGAAGTACCGCAGACCGAGCTCATCCGGTACGCCGTCGACCTGCGATCGTTGACCCACGGCGCCGGTTCGTTCACCCGCGGCTTCGCGCGTTACGAACCGCTGTCGGAGTCAGCGGCCGCGCACGCCGCCAGCACCGCCTGA
- a CDS encoding L,D-transpeptidase, which yields MRNVRRGIVAIAGSMALALGSVGVSAGISEAAQSSPARGLAVAAIEPAAGSVVGVAYPVIVTFNGPVRDRAAAERGIHINSTGNNAGHFEWTSSDVVQWVPDGYWSPHSKISVDAHGMSTGFETGDAVVGLADISDHTFTVSVNGEIQRIMAASMGKPKRPTPIGSFTALSKERTIKFDSRTIGIPLNDPEGYLLNGEYAVRVTWSGVYVHSAPWSVGSQGYSNVSHGCINLSPDDAAWYFNSVHLGDPIIVQA from the coding sequence ATGCGCAATGTGAGGCGGGGAATTGTGGCGATTGCCGGGTCGATGGCCCTGGCTCTCGGGTCTGTAGGGGTGTCGGCCGGTATCAGCGAAGCAGCTCAGAGCTCGCCGGCACGGGGGCTGGCCGTCGCGGCGATTGAGCCGGCCGCCGGATCGGTCGTGGGGGTCGCCTACCCGGTGATCGTGACATTCAACGGACCGGTCCGGGACCGAGCGGCCGCCGAGCGTGGGATCCACATCAACTCCACGGGCAATAATGCCGGCCACTTCGAGTGGACCAGCAGCGATGTCGTGCAGTGGGTCCCGGACGGCTACTGGTCACCGCACAGCAAGATCAGCGTCGACGCCCACGGGATGTCAACGGGCTTCGAGACCGGCGACGCGGTCGTGGGACTCGCCGACATCTCCGACCACACCTTCACCGTCAGCGTCAACGGCGAGATCCAGCGGATCATGGCTGCGTCCATGGGTAAACCCAAGCGCCCCACGCCAATCGGTTCCTTCACCGCGTTGTCGAAAGAGCGCACCATCAAGTTCGATTCGCGCACCATCGGCATCCCACTCAATGACCCGGAGGGCTACCTGCTCAACGGCGAGTACGCCGTTCGGGTCACCTGGAGCGGTGTCTACGTGCACTCCGCCCCTTGGTCAGTGGGCTCGCAGGGCTATTCGAACGTCAGCCACGGTTGCATCAACCTGAGCCCCGACGACGCCGCGTGGTACTTCAACTCGGTGCACCTGGGCGACCCAATCATCGTGCAGGCCTAG